A single Loxodonta africana isolate mLoxAfr1 chromosome 12, mLoxAfr1.hap2, whole genome shotgun sequence DNA region contains:
- the LOC135232917 gene encoding defensin-7-like → MRTLALLTAILLLALQAQADPLRQADDEAPAQDEPETGDQDMAVSFAGDERLVQEASGLKKTIICHCRRLLCLSSEHLSGICTIKGVRYPFCCR, encoded by the exons ATGAGGACCCTCGCCCTCCTCACTGCCATTCTCCTGCTGGCCCTCCAGGCCCAGGCTGACCCACTCAGACAAGCGGATGATGAGGCTCCAGCCCAGGACGAGCCTGAGACAGGGGACCAAGACATGGCAGTCTCCTTTGCAGGAGATGAACGCTTAGTCCAAGAGGCTTCAG gcCTAAAGAAGACCATTATCTGCCACTGCAGACGTCTACTGTGTCTTAGCTCAGAACATCTTTCTGGGATCTGCACCATCAAAGGTGTTCGCTACCCCTTCTGCTGCCGTTGA